In Rosa rugosa chromosome 4, drRosRugo1.1, whole genome shotgun sequence, the genomic stretch TAAGTGGACAGCCTTGACGCATTGCTTTTCTGTCAAAAttacataagaaaaaaaaaaaaaatcaattcgaTGAGCAATCACAAACAGCAGCATACAAATTCTGGGACATTGACAAGAAGCTAGCAGTGTACTTATTCAAGAGAGAATTCAGGGAATGACGTACCATATATGTTCATGGGTGGTAATCTGGATCCTGCGAGTAAGTAAACTCTTCCTCGTCAGTTTCCATCTCATCACCATCCCCTAGGTTAGCCACCCTGAAAGAAGCAGAATCATCAAAAACAATTCTCATTTCCGATCGATTCCAATtcaatctctatatatatgagactATCTATCCACATACTCATCAATCATCATAGAAATAGTAGCATCACACGTCAAATATGAAATAACCTATACATTCAATTAATAATGCATAATTTGCTAAAAACCAATGAATACAAATAATACTATAGGTTATTCAAACAATTAAGCCCATGAACAGAAAAATGCATGATCAATTGCTCGTTATTTCCGTATATATGGGTTTTCTGTAAAAACTACGTCTTAATTATAAGTCTGGTTTTCTAACTAAAGTTTCAGGCTCTAATGCATTAATTCTTAGAAACGTACTAACGATTAATtatagtttctttcttttggatcGATCAAGATTCACATAATTCAAAATGCTAGTGTTTGGAACTAATGATTAATCTATAACATGTTGCTTCTATTCTTTTCAACGTTTTAACCAGATAATCACAAACCGAGATGTaatcaaaaagagaagaagatctTGATCGCCTAGTATCAAATCGATGATCCCACAAGAAAGGACAGGACAGGTTTTGGCATACGGATCTAATACTGTATACTAATGCCACGTGCGTACCTAACATGTACTAAAAGAACTGGATTAGTACGGTGGCCGGCGGGGCGGGTCGGGTTTAGGGTTTGTTACCAGTCAATGTCGCGCGGGTCATCGCCGTCGTCTTCCTCGTCCATTCCGTAGTCGCCAAGATCCTCTTCGCCCACCACGACGTCGTCTTCAAACTGCTCCTCGTCACCGTCATATTGATCGTCGTCAGCGTACTGGCCGGTCGTCGTTGTGGGGAATGTGGTCCTCCGGAACCAGTGGGTCAGGCGAGTCGGAGCGGTATCCTGGAATCATGTCGCGGTCGTCCGGGTCATAGCGTTCAATTCCGGCAACCGGCGCGGGTTGGTTCACTTGGTCGTCGTGGAGGTTCAATTGGTTGTTCTGAGCTTGGATCAGAAGTTCAAGCATTTCCTCGGTGAGAGCCGAAGGATCGTGCCTCTGCCTGCGAGGGAGACCGCCGGAGGGTGACGCCGACCGGTAACGTGCCATCCCGCGCGCCGCCACGCGAGTAGCGCCTTGCGTTTCTTGGAGGCCAGGGAGTAGAAGCGAAGTCTTGTTGGCAGGATTCTTCTTCTGGCCGCAGCTAGCACGGGGTTTCGTCGGAAACACAGGAATGAACGGGAACTGAGGTGCGCCGTCGTCGGCCATGGCTCTTGCTTTCTTGAGAGTAAGGCAAAGAGAGAGTGGAAGAAGAAAAGACTAACTgtgcgtgagagagagagtgactgGAGTGGTGGTTAGTTATATCTTTGTGGGCCCGAGGTCAATAGCTGCCTAACAGACTGTGGTTAACAAATTACAATATATTACTgcctaaattaaaaaaaaataaaaaaaaaaataataataataatcggCGTAATAGATAATTTAGTACTATCTGCAAACTTATATTCATTTGAATTGATCGTTGATATGAGTTGGCTGTAATTAACTGAATTACTTGGTgaataaatatcaaaaacaAAACTGTTTAAATGATTAAtcatgacctttttttttttaatctagaCCCCAAATCCCCAATTATAGTATTAATCATAAGCAAAGCAAAGATTTTCTTACTTAATCATGAAACGATCTGTGCTTAAACTAATAGCTGCCATTTGACAAGTGTAAGATTAGTTATTAAAGAGATCTCTTGTAAGAGTTCGAGAAAAAGTCTCCTAAAATAGATATGAGGGATGAAACAAAAAGAACCTGAAACCCGTGACCTCTCTCATAAGTCGTAACGATAAATTTTGCCGATTAAAACGGTCAGCGCAAAAATTTACAATTTTACCCCCACCGTCTCACAAACTATAAAGGGGTGCCCGGTGCCCCCCATGCATGAAAATCAAAATAACTAGTTTTTGACTATAGAAAATCATTTTACGCTCTGAGATTGAGTATCTTCTTACCTTCAGACCCACAGAGAGAGGATAATTCAAGACAACTTGCTATTAACACTCTTTAGAAAATCTTGTGGCCTTGACAGATCGAATGAAATATTGGTAACTAAATAGTGATTTTAATGTTTTCTCATGGCATATTCTAGCATGTTTTCCGAAAATATACATACAGTTAAGAATTATTTCAACTCTTACACTTCATGATGTGCCAATGTTCAGAGTATAGTAGtgaaataaaacacaaaaataattaaattcgAAGTTGTCACTAAAGTGCGCTTTTGTTTGCTAGTAGCTAGTTATAAGATCGAGTTGGCCGGGGAATAAATTTGAGAAAAACGATTTGATTGTTTCAATTGAAACGTCATTTACAATAATGGCGTTGTCGATCAGTAGCTCAAGTTTTCCTCTTATTATTGTGACTGGTATGCAAGTCCAtcgttttggatttttttttttcttgttggaCAAGCATCGTTTTGGATTCTGGAATGTTCCATATGAGGAGGTTTGCAAGTAAGGCTAGGTTAGTGACTTTAGTCATTATGATAGTAGTGAGATcgagaaaagaaattaaagaaagcTAGTGTTCCAAGAATATTGAAACTTCTCTGAGAGAGAAAGATGAATTTTATTGTTCTTTCTCTCACTTTTATCAATCACAAAGTCTATTTTGCCACATACTGGAAAAGGTGTGCATGCATGCATGAGGGACTGGGGTTTTATTGACCCTTTATTATTTGACTTGCCACTTGGCAGTCACTAGTTAGATTTATATCATTTTAATGGTCATATATTTCAACCCTAATCATTCATAATGTTGCACAAAATCTCTATTTATTAATTAGCTTTGCTACTTAATtaatggattgagagaatgtaTACtagtttaattaattattaaaacTTGGTAGGCATCAAATCTGATAGGGTACCCCCGCTAAAGTAGTGAAAGATGAAAGAATGGTGGCCGAGTGCgattttgtttctttaaaagGATATGATGGCCTGATGGCAACAAATTTGTGAAAATTCAAGTCCTTACACTGCCAACTGCGACCGTTTCTGATTCCCAGGCAGCAAGCAGGAAGCTGGGGTTTAGAACAACTCGGTCACCACTTCGATTGATCCTCAAGGCAACTAGGCAAGGCCATGCCACAAAGTTGTAACGCCCTAGAAAAACAGCCACTCTATCTAGGTCTCGGGACTTGGGTGCTGCTCAGGAGCAACTCTAGGGTTTCGATCCCTTTAGAGGCGAGTTAGTAGTACTGTCGTGGATCCTGATCCACCGATTAACGTTGGGTTTGGCTGATCGGTCACCGATCATCAGTCGCTTATAATAATGGGTTTTAGCCGAAAGGGAGCGAACTAGGGTTGGGCTTATGGGCTTATTGTATGAATACAAATACAAGCAATATTGGGATTCTTTGCAGTGATCCTATTGGGCCGGGATTGGATATCCTAATCTTTTCTTAACCAGCCCAAGAATCTTTTCTTAACCAGCCCAAGATCTCATGAGGGGTGTACTGAACTCTCTTTCCTGCACAAGAAGCATGTtaaattattctcaaaaaaaaaaaagttgaaaacaGGGTACACTTGAAGCGCAACTCACAGAAAAATACAGGCGCAGAAATTATGTGATTATGCTTTACTCGTCATCACTCTATAAAGATTGATGAAGAAGTTTGAGGATTTGTGATTGTGTCTGGTCTCGTACAGAATATATGAAAAAATGTAAATTTTTTTACAGTTTTCCAAATATGTAAAAAACCATGACCAAAGACGACAAGGGGGATGTAGCTCAGATGGTAGAGCGCTCGCTTAGCATGCGAGAGGTACGGGGATCGATACCCCGCATCTCCAACTAACAATCAATATATTTgttgttcttatttttttttaattttttcttttttggtatgTCGTATGCTTATAACACCAATGGGAAGATAGGCAACAGTAATACAAATCAGATGTTGAAAATCAGGTTCCTCCAATGGGAAGGTGGGCAGCAGTAATACAAATCAGAGGTTCCTTAGAAGATCACAATAGGGTTTCTGAGTGTCTTATGACTGCACCGTAATACAGAGCTTTAACTTACAACGATCCGACCAGAGGACAGTGAGTCCTAGGAGGAGTCGGCCTAATACTAGATACCTAGAGAAAGCATTACAACCGTTACAGTGAGCTACAAGTTGTCTTTACTGTTCTGTGGTTATGAAAGATACCACTGATGATCAAGCTTCATCTAAGATAACAATCAAACTCTTAGGGCTCCTCAAAGTTGATTAGAATTTGGTTCATTTGTGGTTGATGTTTCCTGACCTGCAATTAAGAAGGAAAATGCAAATATACTTGTTAAGGTATTTGCTCTTGAACAATGCCGTTCAATTACGTAGAAGGAAAGCTCAAGTAACTAGGTTCACTCAAATGGATAAACACTTTTACACACTGATGCACGTCTGTCCGACATATATGTAATTCATAGTTCAGCTTGAACCAGTAGAAAAGCCCAAACTTAGCGAGTCTCTTATGGGACTGCTTATCAAAATGGACAAATGTGAAGCTGAATAAGACCCTGATGCTATGTATTTTTCTTCAAGACAGATTAAGCAAAATCAAATGGATAGTCAGGTCAAGAAATAAAGGGGTCATACTTTAACACCAGCCATTGAGAGTAGTTTGTGAGAAGCAATGTACGTGATATCTGGATTGTTTAACCTCTTTTCCACAAAATATACAACTTCAGCAACTCCTGACTGCAAGAAATATATTGaccataagaaaagaaaagaagaccaGGTTAAAATATGGCAAAGTATCACTctaggaagaaaagaaaagaaaaatacgaTGTGGCTACTTTCCATGTTTCCTGTTCTTTTCAGaacaaggaaaatatattagaAGTTTTTGTCTAGcatttgaaatttcaaagcaATATATATAGATCACAATCTCTCTGCATCCACAGTTCTAGATACTTCTATTACTGAGTTTTAGTTGATTGTGGGTTGTAGCAGAGAATGACACGACCAAGGGCATCTATGTTGCATGTACCATAAGCGATAACAAAAGAGAACAGAGTGACGAACCTGAATGATTATCTTGGCACACTCATTGCAGGGGAACATGGTCACATAAAGCCTCTGCAGAACAAAGATAGTATCAAGCGCTCCATCAGTACTTTCAGTTACAGAGAGAGAACATGTAAAAGAAGGGAACATTGTCAACAATCATTCAAGAGGCTTCCATAATTTCAATTAGAGTTTATGTAGTTCAAAATGTCAATAGGCCAAGTTCTGCAGTAGCTGTTTTACTGAAACAGATATCCCTAACAGATGAAGAATCTGTATTTTAAATGGGGCAGGGAAATGTAGCTAGAACTAACCTGTCCAGCAGCAGAAGCATGATTGGTGTTTAGGATTGCATTGACTTCAGCATGACAAACATAACTGCCAAAAGACGATTAGAGAAAATATGAGCAACAACAAAAGTTTCCACTTTCCACTGGGATAAAGGATAGACGGTATAAAAAGAAGCACAAGATCTGGAGATTATTTCAACATTATACATCATATGATGTGATGGtagtgaaaactgaaaagaagATAGACAGTAGATGTTAACTTCAAAATGATTTCAGACCCTAATCTTAGTGAAGCAGCagatcaaaagttcaaaacgcTATGAATGGAGTTCAAGAAGGCATACACTCACGGATATTTTGTCTCCAAAGGATCCCCAGTTCTGGATATCTGAAAAGAAAGGGCAGCTTTACTAAATACTAATGACTATAGCTTCATCAATCAGTTTCTTTCGTTCTAAATTTTTAAAGAATATACAAACCTTTGCCCAAGGGAGCTTGTCGTCCGAACAACCTCTTGGGAAACCATTATACCCTATTCCTGAGGACAGACAGAATAGATGGAAGTCAAGAAAAAATCAATGATCATTGATCTCATTGACAATGGAAAACCATAGACTAAGAACAAAATGACATAAAAAGTACAACATAATTCCTGCTAAACAATCTCATTCTCACCTAGAATTATACCACTTTGACTCACCAAGCATGCTCCAACCTACACACCACCAATTAATGTCATTTCTAAATTCTAATTTATTGAATTGAAGCAATTATATTGTCTCATAATTAAAGAAAGAGCAAAGAATATACGACCTGCCTGTTAGGGTCTTTGGATCTTTCAGCTGATAAAAACGCAATTGCCATAAAGTAATCATCCCATGTCAAATACCTTCAATAACAACAACCAAACCATACAAAACCAACCATGAGAGAATTGCacaattcattgaaaaagtAAGCACTTTTAATTTCggacccaaaatcaaaatcaaacaacTTTATGAATTATTGAAATTTTTGACACTAACCCTTTGCGTTTTGAGGGGTCAAAAGGGCTCTGAGAAGAGCACTTCCTGGAAACGACGCCGTTTTGCGAGGAATTGAGTTTTGGGGACTGCTTCTTAGGTTTTGTGAAGAAGACGCGGATGGCTAGCGCAGAGGCTAGGGCACCGAAGACGGTGGCGGTGGAGACCAGAGTGAGTTCGCGAGAGTTCATTTGAGCTCCAGAAGGAGAACAATTTTTCCCGCGAAAATTTCCAGTTCCCGAGCTGAGACGATAGAACAAGTAGCGGGAAAATTACAGTGAGGATCCGTGAGTGTAGAAAACTCGCGGGCAAAATAGGCCACGTGGGAGTTTTCTGTTCGCTCGGACTTTGGAGGTCCAATGGTGCTTTGGCCCAATCGGTACGCCCCTAACATGTTTATGAAGTAGTTTGGTGGAGAGAATCGAAAAATTCTTTCTTCTATTGGTCTAAAAGAACAATTTGTAACCATCCTATTAGTTTGTTCGATCATCATCGGACGAAAATGTGTTTATGTCTCTAATTTGTGCGAAAATTAATTGTTGGCGTGTATGAAGTGATGGTCGTGAATGACAGAGTCAGATCTTGAGAAAATTTAGTGAAACAATGACTCATAACTTTTAAAAGATTCTAATTTCTAAATTATTCTAAATAAGTACCTTGAAAGCAAGCCATAAACATGATTATTGTTTGGTTGAATGTTTtagaaaaatattttcttaaaagGTATATACTTGGCTTCAAGTCTCAACTTTACTTTTATTGTTCCTTaacctttttctattttttgcaTTGTGATTCAATGACGTTTTGCATTTTAAGACTGCATGTGGTTGACGGAGATTTTTATATCGCAATTTCAAGTCATTTTATGAACTTGATCACATTGAGTAGGACCCTaaatagaaaggaaaaaaaaaaatgatgaaggTCTTAGTTGGAGGGCATGATAAATAAATCATTGTCTAAAGTGGCCTCCATCACTACCTTGGATGGGGTGGGTTATATGGACAGGGTTCCAAAAAGCCAATAGATTACTCCAAAACAGGGTTCCAAAAAGCCAATAGATTACTCCAAAAGCCAATAGCGAAAAATGGATACCAACAACCTAGTTTCTGGGTCCTTACTTTGATGGGACTGTAATGTCGATGTGTTCTTGAAATTACTACAGAACCACTATACATTACAACTTTTTGCACCTAAGAATATTCAAGTTGATATGGCCGAGTTGGTCTAAGGCGCCAGATTAAGGTTCTGGTCCGAAAGGGCGTGGGTTCAAATACCACTGTCAACAAAATGTTTTTTttcaatctatatatatatatatatattgcttggtttttttcttttcaatttcttacacacacacacacataaataaACCAATGGTTTTTATTACACACTAGAAGAAAATAGTTGAGCAAAGACAATATTTGAATTTGTTGGTGGGTACTTTATGATTTAAAGGCGTGACTCACATATTtcagaaaaacaaacaaaatcaattaaatAATAGAGCGAGGCTAAAGTATTTACATATTAAGTTAATAGATTCAATACAATTATTGACTAGAAGAACTATTTTGTTTGCTTGAGACTTTACAACACAAGTCTTATGGAAATGATTTAAACAGTTCACCTTTGAAACATTTTTTTAATAGGGCAATGATATCCAAGGTTAATTTTTTAACAGTAAGTGACTTTGATATTTGAgtaaatcgatatataacctaTCCAATAGACACTTGAGTACTTCTGTTGAATACTTACTAATTGATTTTCACAggtcttttaagttttaacttttaaaatGTCAAATCCTATGTTTCTTATGTTGTAGATATTTTCAAGTAGTTGTTTGACATTAAGGGAAGGAGAGGGAAGCCACAAACAATGCATTTTATGTAAGTTTGTATAGTTACAAGCCTTGTGCTCAAAATGCCTATAAAACGTGAACCGAGCAATAAACATGTTCATAACTCATTAGGCTTTCCGATTAGGCTGTGGGGGCAATGACCGATCCTTAAAGCCAACATTCTTAGGGCCAAAGTAATATCCATTTATTGCAGAAATACTGTTCAACCAgtaaaaacagaagaaaaatgaaagagTTACTGAAAAGGTTTTCACTAGACTGGTAAAAGTAAAACGAGCCAGCAACTACTGCTCAAAACACTCACTCCTGTGATGAACCTCACGGTCCGCACGATGTTATAGATGAAGAAAGGTAGTTTTGGGTGGGACCCAGGCGATCAACGGTCCAAGTGGGAGAGTCAGTGAGCCAATCATGGTCAGCGtcactttgtgtttgtgttacCCCCCTCCCACGTGCCGAtatgcgcgagcgtgccagctGAGATAGAAAGCGGGTCGCTTTTTGTAACAAGAGGGCCGACAACCTAGGCCTACCATAAAGCTAAGATCCATGTCCAAAATAGAATTACAAAGCTAAGAAAAAGCCCATATACAAAGTCACCCCCTTATTGCACGTGCGACTTAATTATTACTACACCACCATCCTCTAAACCCTTTTCATCCTCAtccccaaaaaaagaaaaagtcaaaTAATCATGCTAGCATGGAACAAGATCATCAGATTTATATGTTCACCAAAAAGACAATGATGATCACATTTATATACTAAATTTGTTAAGAAATTTTCATGAATTTTTACTCATATGATAATTAGGTGGGTAGAAAAGTTGCAAGTCATTTTTAATGTTAGTACATTCATCTAATAGATGAAGAGATCCCATCGATATCTGATAAattttatttaatatttttaaccACATGGTGTGGTGTGCTGGTCGAACGGCCTAGCCTGGAACCCCCaagtctagcgttcgaatctcatttccatcccgtggccagcagatttgagggaccctttgggttcgtgcgtctgcggtgcaatggattagtctggctttcgcCGTAATGACGGTGCAGGTGCTGGGATACCACAGCATGGGTGTGTGCATTACTAACCTAACttcccgataaaaaaaaaacatcattaCTTACGCATGTGAGAAATGAACATTTTTGAATTTGACATGTGAGTATTTCATTCTAccatttttgtttcttataaaTAGTAGAGCAATGAAATGATTATAAATAGTAGAACAAAGGAATGAGTTTCAATTATTAGCTTAAAGGATGAGAATCTTTAAAGTGTTACGATAGATCATAAGTTTGAAACTGAGAATTATTTTCAACATATTTTCAGTACTTAACGATGTTTTGTTTGAATCTAAATTCATTGAACTCTACTTTCGTGTAATACAAAAAAAGTAATAAGGTGTACTAATCAACAATGaataaatttgacaaaactctatgattaatattattattgaatGACAACGAAGAAAAAGAACTCATTCCATTAGTCCAAGAGAACACAAAAGAggtactcaaaaaaaaaaaagtagtacaATCAacaatcaataaatttgacaaaCTCTATGattcaataataatattaatgaCAACGAAGAAAAAGAACTCATTCCATTAGTCCAAGAGAACACAAAAGAGGTACTCATAGCCCAATAACGTGATCCGTTATTTCCCCCTTACTTTTGGCTCTTCTGTAACGGACATTGAAATTCCCACTGTTCAAATCTCCCAATATACTTTTACCAAAATGCCCTCCTCTCTATGGGCAAGGTCAAGGCTAGACATGGATAGTAACAGTAATTGAACATGGTTGAATTGTCTATATATAGGTACAAAGTTTCACCAATTACATCATTTCCTCTGAAcactttattttgtttcttttcctcCGATGGAACATGATGATCAAAAGGAGTTGCAGCTTCTTCCTGGTCCTCCCTCCTTACAGAGGACAGCCCCTCGGCCGTCAGATCCTTCTTCACTACGATACCGATCAAAGGCAGCAGTTGAAGCCCTAGAAGCGCCCAACTCTCTCGACCTCCAACTGTCCATAAGTGTGAGACCACTGATGGGAGCAACCAACAATGTTTGCGAGTACGACCAAACGACGACGGGGTTGAAGCCGAAGGCGAGTTGCGTGGAGGCGCTGAAGTGGCAGGCGGCGGAGCAAATCCGAATGGCGGCAATGGAGAAGGCGTACGCGGAGAGAGTGAGGGAGCTGACGAGGAGGGAGATGGAGCTGGCTCAGTCGGAGTTCACACGTGCGAGGCACATCTGGGAGAGGGCGAGAGAGGAAGTGGAGAAGGCGGAGAGGATGAAGGAGAAGGCAATGCGCCAGATGGACGCCACGTGCATGGAGATCACTTGCCAGTCTTGCAGGCAAAGGTTTAGGCCTTGATGCATAATAAATTAGGTTCTGAGTTGAGTTCTGGTCGGGATCGAAGTTGGTATTAATATTATGATTGTTAACATATACCAGTAAGATTTTGAAAACTTATTGGATTGGTTTGCAATTTCTTTTAGCAAAGGAGGAGAAAGGAAATAGTAACAGTACTGATCGAAGGATATGATAAGAGAGTGGCATGAGATGGTTGGTTTTCGATCTGTgtttttcttcctttctttcaTGTTGTGATCTGTATGATGAATAATTGAGCTGCTTATTTATTGGTTTCATTTTTAGTCCAATCTTCCTATCGTACGTGTTAATTAAGATTATGAGCTTCTATGTTGTCAGGTTTAGAATTTCGCGAAGAAAGATAAAAATTTGCGATGTGAGATTCTATATTCATCACGATACTAGAATTTTCGATGCGAGATTGATTCAATATTCACGATATTACTATTACACAACGTATCAGGAAATTTTGGGAACATTAACAAGTGTTGTTCAGAGAGATCAGCTTCTGATCCAGAAACCGGAAGCACTAATCGACCTCCGAAGAGTGCAATGTCATGTATCAATATAAACACAAAGTTGGAGCATGAAAGTCAGTAAACAGGACATATGCATATACTTATATAAGTATGTCTCATGAATCTGAAGCCACATGCATGAATAAGAGGCAATGACCTTATTTTAGGCTTACATCTCTGGTTTCTATGTTGACTTGGCCGGTGTTCCAGACTGCAAATGAACTGACTCACTGGATAACAGATGTACATGCTAAAGAAACACAATAACTTTAATACGAACAATAATTAACTAGCAAGAATttagaatctgaatttctgaagCAAATTACTTTCACCGAAAGAAATTTAGtatcactaaaaaaaaaaaaaaaaaatctcagcaATAGTTTTCTGAGCATAAACAATTTGTTCTTTTtgatttcttgttcttttttttttataatctgAGCAATATATGGTTACATACAATAATTTAGAGTTTGGCATGGATAGAATAGTAGTGTgaaagaaaaagagtacaatgaCAAACCAATTATTAAATCTTGCAAGCAAAAAATCAAGTGCAAGATTATATCcaagctttttatttttttggttactAATAAGATTTAGCCAGTCTGCAAAGTTCATAATAATTTTCTCAACTGGAGGGAGAGCTGAGGAAAAGTCAAATATGTGACGTAAATAGAGAGTCAAATGTGCGCAGAACCTTGATGCTGATATAGAAAGGCAAATGAATCAGAACAAAAAGGTAAGTAAAATTCAGTAGCAACAAGACACTAGTATCTACTCAGCTAGGCTGTATACACTTGGATTCAACTTGTTGAACTTTTGCTCATGAACCGAACACCCACTACCCATGTCTCCAATCCAACCCAAAAGAAACATTTTTGGATAGGATCAGATCACTTCGATCGCGACTCTACTAGCCGAGCTTAAAGCTTAACAATCAATCACAGCAATGAACAGTCACCAGCTCTATGATAGTTTAGCTTCATTTGTCAGCAACCCCTATAACACTACTACTTATATTTCTCGATTCAGTTAATCATCCGAGGGAGGCTCCCTTCAATAATACAATGGCTTGATTCATTGATGGGGTAAGACAGAAAGAAGCTAGACACATTCTAGTGGATGCAAATTAGAACCACAAAGTCTCTAAATTAGGTGCTTCTGAAAAGTGCTAGTGCAAATGGCCAAGAAGGCATGGGAAGGAGGTTTTTTTAAAAGGTAATCCTGAATTATTGCAAGTTTGATTCTTTGTTTGGTTGCCAGAATCTTCCTAAATGATGAACCTAATTGTAGATATGTACCGAATATTAGACAAtcatgaatttcaaaaatttaagCTGTCATTGTATGAGCCAACAAAATATATATCAAACCCTCACCACTTACAAAACCCTAGCTCCTCTCGTGGAATTAGAGATGGGCAAACATAAAGGGTAGACAAATTCTGACCAAATGGGGTTTGAGGATTTGAACCCAAAACGTTTGAGGATTCGAACCCAAAACTTTTGTGAATGAACTTCGGACTCTGCATTAAACAAAGTACGTACAAGAGCTAAAAGCTTAAGCAATCAAAAGAT encodes the following:
- the LOC133745916 gene encoding uncharacterized protein LOC133745916; its protein translation is MNSRELTLVSTATVFGALASALAIRVFFTKPKKQSPKLNSSQNGVVSRKCSSQSPFDPSKRKGYLTWDDYFMAIAFLSAERSKDPNRQVGACLVSQSGIILGIGYNGFPRGCSDDKLPWAKISRTGDPLETKYPYVCHAEVNAILNTNHASAAGQRLYVTMFPCNECAKIIIQSGVAEVVYFVEKRLNNPDITYIASHKLLSMAGVKVRKHQPQMNQILINFEEP
- the LOC133745552 gene encoding protein indeterminate-domain 16, giving the protein MEHDDQKELQLLPGPPSLQRTAPRPSDPSSLRYRSKAAVEALEAPNSLDLQLSISVRPLMGATNNVCEYDQTTTGLKPKASCVEALKWQAAEQIRMAAMEKAYAERVRELTRREMELAQSEFTRARHIWERAREEVEKAERMKEKAMRQMDATCMEITCQSCRQRFRP